The window AGGGGCGGACGGCCTTGGCGGACCACACGGCTGACGGGCCGCCCAGCGGCGACGACGCGCCGGGCGACACGCCCCGGCCGGTCACGATCGCGTTCATCGCCGAGTCGGCGGGGGTCTCGGTGCCCACCGTGTCCAAGGTGATCAACGGCAAGTCCGGTGTCTCCGCCGACACCCGCGCCCGCGTCGAGGAACTGGTCAACCGGTACGGCTACCGCAAGCCGACCGGCGCCCACCGGAACAACGTGGTGGAGCTGGTCTTCCGCGAGCTGAAGCACATGTGGGCCGTGGAGATCATCCGGGGCGTCGAGCGGGTGGCCCGCCAACACCGTGTGGGCGTCATGGTGTCCGAGTTCGGGCTGCACGACACGCACCCGGTCACCTGGGACGACACCGTCTCGCGGCGGCCGAACTGCGTGCTGTCGGTGGCCCAGCTCTCCGAGGCCGAGCGGGAGCAGCTGAGGGCGAAGGGCATCCCGTTCGTCGTCGTCGACCCGGCGACCGAACTGCCGGACGACGTCCCGTTCGTGGGGGCCACCAACTGGTCCGGCGGCCGGGCCGCCACCCGCCACCTCACCCAGCTCGGACACCGCCGCATCGCCAT is drawn from Streptomyces bottropensis ATCC 25435 and contains these coding sequences:
- a CDS encoding LacI family DNA-binding transcriptional regulator, whose translation is MGAHIHGEGRTALADHTADGPPSGDDAPGDTPRPVTIAFIAESAGVSVPTVSKVINGKSGVSADTRARVEELVNRYGYRKPTGAHRNNVVELVFRELKHMWAVEIIRGVERVARQHRVGVMVSEFGLHDTHPVTWDDTVSRRPNCVLSVAQLSEAEREQLRAKGIPFVVVDPATELPDDVPFVGATNWSGGRAATRHLTQLGHRRIAMISGPRDQLYCSARLDGYRSAMGAAGLQVEPELIVYAPLTSADGYEAARTLLELSERPTAVFASNDLQALGVYQAAREAGLRIPDDLSVVGFDDLPVVAWVDPPLTTVHQPLTEMAVAATELALTLGRGEPAPQAGLEIATTLTVRASTAPPKS